In Salmo salar chromosome ssa14, Ssal_v3.1, whole genome shotgun sequence, the sequence ttaggaccatgtggacgcCTCCGAGCATCGGGTAGGCTGTGTTTATCCgacaatgtttttgttttgttatgtctccccacttctaaaaccaaagttgcgcccccgtaataaacaataataatacaaaatgtttaaaaaaatgttcaTGCTGATTTTTTTCATGTTGCAATTTCTCTGTCATAATAATATATTTCAGTATGTCTGATCATTGGGCAATGGCTGCTAGGATCATGGATTGGAAAAAAAACGATAGGTGGTGTTTAGAAAGTTAGAGAGACCAAAAAAAGGCTTGAGGCCAACGTTGCTAAATGTGTCAAATTGACCCACTTTCTTTTCTAAAAGTTCTGGTTCTGCTGGTCCAAGTGCTATGACCTTGTCTGTGCTGAGAAATGATGCTAGGTTTAGCACTGACAGACCAGCTGCTGCTGCAGAAGACAGTGCAGTCGAGGTAGGGAGAaaacagaaaaagagagactgacaGATTTAGCCTACTGCTGCCAGTTAATATTCTGGATGTATATCGTATGAAATAGTAGGCTAATTAACATTTAGGCCCAATTTAGGGAAGGGGGGGATTCAGGGAAATTCATATGACAGGCACAAACTAGCAATAGCCTAAAAAGTAATTTTGATTGGATTTTATAACACATAAGCCAATAGCCATCTATTAGACATTAAATACAGTGCTACTGCTTTTTATCAAATACAAGTCATTATGTATTACAATGAAACACTGAATTAATGCATAATATTTGCTAAATAATCTCTGTTAAAGGTCAATTCAGGGACTGTgtattttaaatgtttattttcttcTGAATCTCGTTTTTTTCAGCCAGCGAGTGGGTCTTAtgagctgtagtaatgactgACCCTGGTGTCAAATTACATTACACAGCCACTGCAGGCTGGAAAGCCCTGCCTAAATCCTGTCTATTTCCTTTGCTGAAAGGCCTGTCACGCGGCACTGTCAAACGAAGCACAACGCTGGAAATCTATCTTCATAAGCTAGTCCCGGCATCATTCTATGACTaacacagaaggagagagagagagagagagagagagagagagagagagagagagagagagagagagagagagagagagagagagagagagagagagagagagagagagagagagagagagagagagagagagagagagagagagagagactcagtcataggaccaggaaccaccagcctgagaagggagacatgaaaGGAAGGTTAGATAGTCACTGGGGAGCTGTAATCTATACGTCGTCTTGTTGACCCTCCGGAGAACCTTGAACAGCCCCATAAACCGGGGGCTCAGCTTCTtgcagggcaggcagagtgggaggttcctggtggagagccagacACGATCACCAGGATGGAACAAGAGAGTCTTACTGTGGTGGCGATCCGCCTGCTCCTTCTGACAGTGGACGGCGCACTGGAGTCTCACGTGATCATCGCTTCACACTTCTGCACGCCTGAACCACACGTCTCAGACCACAGGGGCTATGACCCAAGAGGGAGAAATTATGGGTGCATTCAGGACCCTCTCCTGAATCGTAGAGATGGGACAGGGCATCGGCTTTGGTGTTCTTTGAAACTGGGTGATAGGTCAGCGTGAAGTCAAATCTAGTAAAGAAAAGGGCCCACCTTGCTTGGCACGGGTTCAGCCGCATCGCTCTCCGTATGTACTCCAGGTTCTGATGGTCGGTGAGTATGACGAATGGGTCCTTGGCACCCTCCAGCCTgtgtctccactcctctaatgccaacttcaccGCCAGGAGCTCTCGATCGCCGATGTCATCAATTCTCTGCAGGAGATTATTTCTTAGAGTAATATGCACAGAAATACAATTTCTGGGGATTACCTTGTCATTGAGACTGGACAGCTCCCACACCCACCTCTGAAGTGTCCACCTCCACCACAAAGGGTAGCGTCGAATCAGGGTGTTTGAGCAATGGGGCAGAGGTGAAACGCCCCTTCAGTAGGCGGAAGGCCTTGTCAGCTGCTGCACTCCACACCAACCTATGGGGACCACCcttgaggagagaggtgagaggagaggcgaTGGAGCTAAAGTTCCTGATGAAATTGGTGATAGACGTTGGCAAACCCCAAAAACCGTTGTAACCCCTttatggtggttgggactggccatgacctgaCCACATCTACCTTCTTTACGTCCATCATCACTCCTTGCAGGCTGATCTGGTAGCCTAGAAAGGAAACAGCTTCCTGATGAAATTGGCACTTCTCTGCCTTGACATATAGTTGGTTGGCTAGGAGGCATTCCAGAACTACTCGGACGTGAGCGATGTGATCCTCCAAGGTAACGTAAACTcaccccattccgtacaaatgtgcgcaaccgcgacattcaaacgaggctacagtgggactgtagcgactgtgttgacttcaaaatctggggtgtgaacaacatttctattcaagcgttgatcgacatggtaatggctctatagtattggagaaaatTAGAAAAAAACTGACCCTCCGTTACATCGTGACGTGTCATGCCGTAACATACAGCATGCATAAAGCAACTATTTCTGTCTTacaatctctctccaccaggtgtagcacttctctcatcgtttaaaaacaagaaatggacagtgacggggtaagggggggatacctagtagtTTTTTGCGTCATCACTGTAAGCGATCATGACTTTCaaagccgctgtttacttctgaagatcactttagcaccgccctaaaaacccgattcaaattcgacacaaaccttcaaataggtatgtaatgacacattatataaactatttatagtgttttatttacattttataggcgtaaggtgataagttggacagatcaAGTGAAAAAAAGCCGTTTTACCatacatctcctctccttctcactatcacACATTAGTTTCgcttccccacccgccatttttaaaaagacccgacagagctcattgccttcttgaatcatgCAGAAACGGGCAGCGTGGATGTCATGCCACTGATTctgttggaaaggggagaaattgtgctttacaatggtattgacattacagttgatctggaagtattacatttttggggcgctaaaataaggtcaattgtacgcaccaaggcgatgtacaaaagtgagtgAGTTTACGTTAGCAGAGATGTCGTCGATATAGACGACCACCTGGCGTCCGAGCATGTCCCGGAACACCTCGTTAACGAATGCCTGGAACACAGAGAGCATTGGCTAAGCCAAAAGGCATCACCAAGTACTCGTAGTGACCAGATATCATGCTGAAAGCTgtcttccattcatccccctcccggaTGCGGATGAGATTATATACACTCCGCAGCTCTGTAATCAATACATGGGTGTAATCCTCCATCCTTCTTTGCCACGAAAAAGATGTCTGCAGACGCAGGAGAGGTGGACGTGCGGATGAATCCCCGTTGGAGCGCCTCATGGatgtactcctccatggccttAGTTTTAGCCAGCGACAGAGGGTAGATGCGTCTGCGCGAGGGTGCAGAGCCTGCAAGCAGGTCGATTGCATATTTCCTCCTGCAGGTCCTGGTATACCTCCGGGAGGTTGGGCTGAAGGgcaaccacaggactctcaaccGACATGGAACCACCGGGGATGGAAAAGTAGGTCCTCCGGTATTCGGGTTATGGAATTGGAGCCATGGGAGGCTGAGGATGATCTTGTGAGCTGGTGCACTAATGACGAAGAAGGGAATGTTCTCCTGATGGATGGACTccacggtgagggtgagtggtgtGGTGATGTCTCCGATGGTCCCGGAGCCTGGTGACCGATTGATCAAGGTCTGGAACAGGAAACGGAGAGGAGAGCGGGTATCAGGTGATGTTATGAGAGGAGGCAAGGGTTTTGGTCAATAAAGTAGGCATTTATTTTCTTCTTTGTCTAATCGTACCGGATGGGTAACAATGTAGTTCAATGGTCCATAATAAACTATTTACAGGGCATTTATAAATTGTGTGTTCACCAAGTCTTTTTGCAGTCCCTAATCTAAAGTAAGTGCTATTTATAATGTATAAATACTTAATAAATGTCTGAGTGACCAGTAAtaatttctcacaaaaagatTGGCATGCCATtagtagacattcctgcagtacctgcagtggcgacccgtcattcaggacaGGTGGGGCATTCCTCCCTTTGTGATGGCTTTAGacgctttttttgggggggggggggttgcataTTATTtcggcattaatacgtgtcacatatcagtttgcaaacaatgtagaAACGAATATTTGTGTTAATAAAGCTGCatgcaaacatggtctcttttttgctttcttgaataatgcagctccaaaatgcaggtgtttcagcctagctcagtgctttctgtggtggtggggcaaccagcggaaaatacggagcgtaggggttggtaatgttctctagttgcgccatgattggctcagtgttctgtcactcattggGACACTACGTCATCTGCAAAACCGCAAAAAAAtgggtagagctcgaaaattcaagccccttgggtgctgccatagatttaaaATGAGAAGTCCCattcaagaaggctcaaggtcactgGCCACAGacaaaatgacgtcaaatcacgttatatctaccgtagctttgattggactgatcatatcaacatcatactttcaaaatcttagctagcaagcagtaatcatcatgaatcaattcggcaatctactggcaaatccttttcaatccttgtcatatgaagagaaattatagctaaaacatatcggtgctcattggccattggacataaacattacacaacaagttggaaatcgcaaattcaacaatgattgGTTGGTAGGAATCATTGGCTAACTGCAAGCTTTGCAAAGCAAtcgttagcctgctattcagtggagagggtgtgtggtttaagggtctcttttccaagcttaaaaggataacaATTAACTCGCAACACACCATGggtcagaaaaggttgaatacattggccatgctgtcaatccagcatgacttctgccacgtacaatacaactgggaactcgggggggaaaacgagctctgactgggaaaatacttTTTAAACTGTCATCCaattcggaattccaagtcggaaacccGGGCctttttctagagctacgacctgaagatcactgacatcatgattcgaccttgttttttctgagttcccagtgttcttgaaagcaccataaatccagagaatgccagactttgatgacaaagtttgatgtcaaaatttgcccacaagaaggaccacTTTCCtacaccaccttcctgttcaagtgagcacagcaccaAAAGGTGAGTCCAAACATGTAttttatgctgctgcataaattatgttatgccagggagatatgtatactgtagctaagaaagtaatactaaatgtatgttgtgtagtaagctgttcgtagcccatgtgcctcaccttaATAATTTGGTCTTAATTTGGtctcataatttagcctactgttctgacttggtggtgcacatgtagcctatagcctgttttagagaaatgtaatcattgaacattgtaagagctttcactgtatgcttatatttttattttattttatttaacctttgtttaactaggcaagtcagttaagaacaaattcttatttacaattatggcctaccagggaacagtgggttaactgccttgttcagggccagaacgacagatttttaccttgtcagttcggggattcaatcagcacttttgaaatgtactgcgacagaattcagaacatgggccctCTTACaacattctccctgtacaccaagtcagaaccgtaggataaatgaaGGGGGCATgttctgcctagttaaataaaggttacatttaaacaatttacattttaaataatgtctaatgtcttaatcgaaattacggattgcctcttatttgCTCGTCGtttccttatgccatagtttgtatatctcaattgtcagtagaaaccacatttgtttaagcaagtcagccatatcacctATGTTTTTTAAGGCTgaatggccacccctcatagcctggttcctctctaggtttcttcctaggtttttggcctttctagggagtttttcctagggagtttttcctagccaccgtgcttctttcacatgctttgcttgctgtttggggttttaggctgggtttctgtacagcactttgagaatatcagctgatgtacgaagggctatataaaaataaatttgatttgatttgatttgattagtagaGGTAAGGCGTCACTCTATGGTGCTGAaatgaaagctctgctgttgggacagctttatgtaggtcataacagtttgtgggcaccgtttgtcaccattataaTGCAATTTATGTAGTGTTTACTGTTTTtctgtgtagtggctttgctggcatgcatctaaaaacatTTCttttgagtttgccccaccaagatttactaAACTCAccactgtacctgtacctgtacctgttaAAAGAATAGTAAGCAGCTCAGGTCATGTAggaaaaaaacagagagagacactgacaCAGATGTACTTCCAGTTGTCATATTTTGGCTCTATATTATATATGCAATAGTAATTAACCCTTAGGATATATATACATCTtttttcaacctttatttaactaggcaggtcagttaagaacaaaatctaatttacaatgacggcctaccccggccaaacctggacgatgctgggccaaacctggacgatgctgggcatAGACATTATTTAaaatttaaattgtttaaatttaacctttatttaactaggcaggtcagttaagaacaaaatctaatttacaatgacggcctaccccggccaaacctggacgatgctgggccaattgtgcactgccctatgggactcccaatcacagccagatgtgaaccGGGGACtacagtgatgcctcttgcactgagaggctgtgccttagaccaccgCGCCTCTCGGGAGCCCCATAAGGATAGGGGGGACATGTATGAAATCCAGGAATTTATATTTTCAATATAAGTAGTTAGGCTTACATGAGGTATTATGAGCCAATTGTAATCTATTAGGCATTTATTCAGTAAACAGAGAGATACAGTTCAGTTAACTtcggagtgacagacagacaacattcgagaacaaggagaagcaaagacagacagagtgacagactgaaagagacagagtgacagcagAGAAGATACAGAAACAGACTGCACAACAGGCAGGCAAGAtgcacagttatagtggtgagttgtatctccagtgatgtttttacatgttgtgtttgtcTTTTAAACATGAGCTGGTTAAAAAAGGAGGAGGACTATGTTTCACCGCTGACTGGTAAAGTAAAAGTTGCAAGGGGATGTGGGCTGGTGTGGCTAAAATGCCAGGGCTGAATTTTTGTTCCAGTCCGCCCCTGCCTGGCACTCCATGGACTTGTTTTTATTCACTTCCTCTGAGAGTACAAGGGTTGAGAGGAGGGTAGCCCACTCTTTTTACATGATCTAGCCTGGACCGGTTGGAACCTGTACCATACTCAAGAGACACTTCCTCAACAGTGTGCAGTGCACCGGTGCAGCAAGCAACCAAATCCAGACATAGCTGgaaatccagcatgacttcagtCGATAGCGAGTTACACCAAAAGGGTTCTAGATTCCTGACGTCTTCATATTTCACAATTAGGCTGGCTATCTAGCctaactacagacagacagacaggacgagagggagagagctagcAAGGATAGTTACATTGTGTAGCTTACTGGGGCAGCAGATATgatgtaccaaatacaatgtatTCATTTACAGACTGAAAAGTAGTAATTGCTACATAGTTACTGAACAGATGGTTACAGTTCAAAGCTTCTGAATGAGTTATATTGTAACAGAATGTTCACGCGGGAGAAACATTCGATCAAGTCGTAGTAGAGTAGGTGGTGCCCTAGTTTTCATTATTAGGCCTATCTCGAATTTGGTGGCATCTGAGACAAGCACGTTGTGTCTTTGGGACGTTGATCTGTGGCATCCACCATCTCATAAACGCCGGTAATAGCGCTTTAATGTTAAAGTTGGACTATCCTTTACTTTGAATTACATGCGTACGGAGGCAGACGTTCTGCGCATATTGTTCACGTAGCTAGTGTTTATCAGGTAGCCAATGCAGAACCGTGGGTATTGAGAATGGTGCTGACATTCGCACTGTCACGAACATAATATTCTTGGTCACAAGCTTTATTCTATAGATGATGGTTTAATTATTTGATCTGAACCGTCGGAAGGAACTGTCTTGACCGTAAAAGTGGAATGGAGTGCCGGAAATCTTATTGATAAGAGATAACGTCACCAAGATAGTAAGTATGGTATTTTTTTTCTCGCATTTACCACGCTGTAAAAACTGTCAAATCCTAATTTATATTTGTTTGATGTTGATTGTCATAATGTGCGGTTATCCCAGGGTAGTTTATTTAGGCTGTGGCAAGATAATATAAATTGTTAAGGAACGCACCGTAAATGTTTTAACTGGGCACATGCTGTAGTTGAGTTACAGTTTAAGTTTACCCCACGTTACAGCAAGTCACAAGACCTCAGTCAGACAGCAACATAAAAATGAATGCGCAAGATCTCTAGAAGATTCTCAAGAGTTTAACATGTGTCTAATAGTTTATATTTCCTAAATGAAATAACTGTAAATATGTTCGATCAGTAGCCTAGGTGTATTCCACAACtggtctctctgctcttctcttttTTAGACCAGGACTGTCTCTACGGTCTACTACACGCTCTCGCCTACAGATCTTCTGCTTTGATTATATGCAAAACGTCTTTAATGATGGCTTACTCTTACTGGGATGTCACCTTAAAGCATTTTTGATTAATATTATACTATAGTTATAAatatagcctataggctactaGCCTATAATGTCAAAATATGTATTGATATTACTGTAATTCTTTAGTTCAACTATGAAAGGAAATTatgaatgaaaaaaaatatcatcgAGTTTTATTGGTTGGTAAAGCGTACCATATTTGTTTGAGAATACTGGTAAGGAAAAGTGTATGCCATAAAATCACTCTTAATAGTGTTGTAACAGTTACAAATATTAACAGTAGTGATCATTATCTAGGCTACCAAGATCTAGGCTACCTAGGCAATGTATCTTCACTGTCATAAAACAATTGTAAACATAATTTTTACCGTGGGAGAAAAGGATCAGAGAAGGAAGTGCTCCCACATGTTGAATCTGGGCACAATTACCATTGCTTCTTAAAACGGCACACCAACATTATAAACTTCTCAATGACATACAATAGTTTGTAGACTCagatgttttcaaattctttatagAGATGCATGAGAGAGAGTAATAAGCCAATGTCATTACTAATGCTGTTTTGTATTTTATAAGCCACTTTGACATGGAGAGCCAATCAATTTAGTTCTAAAAAATAATGGCGTCAACCTTTATTACCTTTTTAACCTTTATAACCATACCAAGTACAAACATTTACCAACAAAAATCGATTTGAttccaaacaaaaacacacatttgaagtgcttgttttatttatttataattagATTGTTTGAGAAATAAGTGCTTTCCATACTAGCTAAATGCCCAGTCTTCTTCTATTGCAGGAATGTTTACCATCACTGAGTTAGCATCGCTGAATGACATCCAGCCGACCTACCGCATCCTAAAACCATGGTGGGACGTCTTCATGGACTACCTGGGGGTGGTCATGCTCATGTTGTCCATCTTCGCCATGACGATGCAGATCACAAAGGACCAGGTGGCATGCCTTCCCTACCTGGAGGAAGCGGAGGAGGCGGCAGGGCCAAACTCTTGCACAACCCAATGTCAGCAAGAAACCACCTCATCAACAGTTAGTATGACGACAGTGCTTGCTACACCAATGGCCACTAAAGATCTACCAGACAGTGCTGTACACGAGATCCACAACACCCAACCCATCGTTGTGAAGCGAGAGAGCAAAATGCAGCAACCTGAGCCCACAGGAATCCGAACCAACTTAGATTATCAGCAGTACATCTTTGTCAACCAAATGTGTTACCATGTTGCCTTGCCCTGGTACTCAAAGTACTTCCCGTACCTCACCCTCATCCACACCCTTGTGCTTATGGTCAGTAGTAACTTCTGGTTCAAATACCCCAAGACAAGCTcaaagattgaacactttgtGTCCATTCTCGGACGGTGCTTTGAGTCTCCATGGACGACAAAGGCTTTGTCCGAGACAGCCTGTGAGGATTCTGAGGAGAACAAACAGAGACTGACTGGCACCACTTCAGCACCGAAACAGGTATCACAGGAAAATAAAGACGAAAATGCTGCCAACACATCTACTCCTATGCTTGGGAATACAGGAGTCAAGTTCTCAGCAGATACGCCCGTTGCTGAGGCACCAAGTATGACTATCTTGGACAAGAAGGATGGAGAGCAGGCCAAGGCTCTTTTTGAGAAGGTGAGAAAATTCCGTGCCCATGTGGAGGACAGCGATTTCATCTACAAGCTCTACGTAGCTCAGACCGTGGTCAAAACGGTCAAGTTCATTTTGATTCTGTCATATACGTCAACTTTTATGGCTGCCATCGACTTTCGCCACAAATGTGAGCCCGATATTAAACACTTAACCGGATATAAGCAATTCTTTTGTACCCACAACATGGCGTTCATGCTGAGAAAGCTCCTCCTCAGCTATATGGCCCTCATATTGATCTATGGGATGGTGTGCTTGTACTCCCTCCACTGGCTTTTCAGGCGCCCCCTTAAAGAGTACTCATTTGAGAaagtcagagaggagagtagcTTCAGTGACATTCCTGACGTGAAGAACGATTTTGCGTTCCTCCTGCACATGGTCGATCAGTACGACCAGCTGTATTCCAAACGGTTTGGTGTATTCCTCTCAGAGGTCAGCGAGAACAAGCTGAGGGAGATCAGTCTGAACCACGAGTGGACATTTGAGAAGCTCAGACAGCTTGTGATCCGAAATGCCCAAGACCAGCAGGAGCTCCACCTCTTCATGCTCTCTGGTCTCCCCAATGCAGTGTTTGATCTCACCGACCTGGAAATACTTAAACTAGAACTAATTCCTGAGGTCAGGTTTTCGGCAAAGATTTCCCAAATGACCAGTATGCATGAGCTGCACCTCTGCCACTGCCCTGCCAAAGTTGAGCAGACAGCCTTTGTCTTTCTCCGTGACCACCTCCGCTGCCTTCACGTCAAGTTCACAGACGTCGCTGAGATCCCAACATGGGTTTACTTGTTGAGAAGTTTGAGGGAGCTTAACTTG encodes:
- the LOC106568987 gene encoding volume-regulated anion channel subunit LRRC8D, whose amino-acid sequence is MFTITELASLNDIQPTYRILKPWWDVFMDYLGVVMLMLSIFAMTMQITKDQVACLPYLEEAEEAAGPNSCTTQCQQETTSSTVSMTTVLATPMATKDLPDSAVHEIHNTQPIVVKRESKMQQPEPTGIRTNLDYQQYIFVNQMCYHVALPWYSKYFPYLTLIHTLVLMVSSNFWFKYPKTSSKIEHFVSILGRCFESPWTTKALSETACEDSEENKQRLTGTTSAPKQVSQENKDENAANTSTPMLGNTGVKFSADTPVAEAPSMTILDKKDGEQAKALFEKVRKFRAHVEDSDFIYKLYVAQTVVKTVKFILILSYTSTFMAAIDFRHKCEPDIKHLTGYKQFFCTHNMAFMLRKLLLSYMALILIYGMVCLYSLHWLFRRPLKEYSFEKVREESSFSDIPDVKNDFAFLLHMVDQYDQLYSKRFGVFLSEVSENKLREISLNHEWTFEKLRQLVIRNAQDQQELHLFMLSGLPNAVFDLTDLEILKLELIPEVRFSAKISQMTSMHELHLCHCPAKVEQTAFVFLRDHLRCLHVKFTDVAEIPTWVYLLRSLRELNLVGNLSSEHNKMIGLESMRDLKHLKTLYLKSNLTKMPSSLTELSPHLIKLVVHNDGTKLLVLNSLKKMTNLADLELHNCELERIPHAIFSLTNLQELDLKSNNIRTIEEIISFQHLKRLTCLKLWHNKIITIPASIGQVKCLESLHLSHNKLETLPPALFHLPKLRHLDVSQNSITVIPPDVGLLQNLQHFAINANKVEVLPKQLFRCTKLKVLCLSNNGLTTLPETVGQLVQLTQLELRGNCLDRLPSLLGNCRLLRKNCLIVEDHLFDTLPVEVKESISRETNVSFASGL